The nucleotide sequence GGTAGCATAAAGCTTTGGATTAGCATCAGAAGCTTCATTAGATAACTCGCTTAACAACTCTTTAACTTTCTCATTGAATAGTGTTCCATTCTGATCTACTTCTCGGACGTTCGACATAGAGAACCTATTCGCATAATCAATCTGTCCAAAGAAGCTCACATCCGAGTACTTTAAGAGGCAGTGATCGTACCAAATAACGGCTCCTTTGCTATAAGCACACCGTTGACGGAGCTCTTTACCGGCGTCAACCACGCAAGTATTGCAGTTTTTTTCTGAGACATCACCACGGCATAGAGCCGTGCCGTGGACTTGGTTTTGGCCATGGCCAGTCGAATCAAGGGCAAAGCCAGTAGGAGGAACTTTGGTGTATAAAAGATTGAAGAGTAAGTTTAAGTTAGCACCATAGGGACTATTGGTAGTGTAGTTTTCAGGGCTGAAACAAGAATGGGAAAGTGGGGAAGCACCAATGGCTGAATGGTGGTAAAGACATAGGACTAAGAGACACAGAGGGATTGATTTGGAGATGAACATGTTGGATTATGAGACTCAATTGCTGGGTTTTAATTGTTCCATCCAAGAACGCACTCCATATAcacaaatatagaaagtttctAAATTATACGCCGAGAGTTGAAAGTCTTACCAGCACAATATAATAAGCCTTGAAATTAATCACGCACTTATGGGACTCGTTCTTGAGAGAAAGCTTCCACAATTGATTGAAAGACGCATTCAAGGTAGCACCAAGGAAAGAAAAACTAAATTAATGTCTAAAATATCACGTTTTCATGCATTCTACTAGGTGTTCATTGGACGTCATATATTTCAGTGGAGGACTATCACGTTGCACGCTACAGAAAAGGAAAATACATGGCTATATATATGATTCTAGACAAAGTTGATTTTATAATACTATTATTACATTTTGTTTACTTTGACCTGTCTACTTGTTAAATCATATTCAGTAAATAGAAAACTAGATTTAGTCCTTAAAAATGATTACTTTTAGATAAATACAGTGATGAGtaagattaaaaactaattttaatCATTTGACTTGTGTCCAAATCATTTATAATCCACGTCATATTTAATTTCTTAGATGTAACTTTACTATGTTTTGTCTTCCAATATTATCCCTAAATATTGCTATTAAAAGGTTTCTGTTGTGgcttattttatctgacaagggaGAGAGGGAGGCGTTGCAGTAGAGAgatatgtgtttgtagggttgtgtagaggatgtgttattccctctatacagtgcctttatttatagtaataagggagggaAGAATCATTCTCCtctaaggaatacaagtcctgaTAGGGAAGAATAATTagtatcaaatctaatctagaatTTACGCAATCACACTTTAATACAATGTTTATAACACCCCCCTTCAGTGTGTAtatactcaagtagattcggCATCTTGTGGAGTTGAGGAAGCCGACTCATCGGCACTGATTCTAGGAACACGCTAGTCTCAAACAAAAGAAGGAACTTGCATATGAaactaagtctcacaaaaaacccaatggctatggtaaaacccaagtagggacaaaaccTATAGTCCAAGGAAAAGTGTGTGCgaaaatgcaaagtcaaattaaatgtctacaggacgtcatcaaggatatgatcaacccaaggtgggtgcctcatcaaaacctcgttaggtagcaaaaacccaaagggaaaACTGCTCCTAGTCGTAGGGGAAAAGATGACagtaagatcaagcaagtatacttcagtactccccctaagtttgacataattccaaagtttacaactcaaaaagtttacgcatacctattcgttgaacaagcttctgaaacatcACTTTCAATAGTGATTTTGTGAAGAGGTCCACCAGGTTGTCTTATGAatggatttgcgtgacttcaatcttcttatgctcttgttgttgatgtgagaagaagaactttggctcaatgtgcttggtgttgtctcctttgatgtaacccttcttgagttgttcgatgCATGTTGCGCTATCTTCGTAGAATGTTATGGGGACGTCAACGACGGGGTAAAGATCGCAAGAGCTTCAAATGTGGTCCACAACCGCTCTCAGCCAAAAGCATTCCCAAGTAGCTTCGTGTAAGGCGAgtatttcagcatggttagatgaAGTGGCAACTAAAGTCTATTTAGTTGACCTTCACGATATTGTGGTGCCTCTAACGGTAAAGACGTAACGCGTTTGAGAGCATGCCTTGTGCGAGTCAAATAAGTAACATGCATCGATATAACCAATAAGGCGAGAATCGACTTAAGAATGAAGAGGGGTTGTGGCATCACTTGAGGTAACAgaagatgtctttaacaccaatcTATCTACATGTCGTGCATTACTATATTtggccaaaagattaacaacgaaTGAGATGTCGTCTAATGCATTGAGttaagtacaataaagtgcctataacacttagataaggaacttcaggttccaaaatctcttcttcatcctcctttgaacggaagggatctcattttgcatctaGTGATTGTACGACCATAAGAGTACTCGAAAgcttcactttatcctcattaaagtgGTGCAACACCTTGTAGGTGTAgttcaattgatgtactaagattccatctgaaCAGTGTTCTATCTCGAGACATAGACGGTATCAAGTctttcctaaatctttcatctcaaatttcgacTTCAGGTGCGTGGCAGTTTTctcgagctcttcaggagttccaatGAGATTCATGTCGCCGACAAAAattgcaacaatcgcaaaatTGAAATGTGAATTCTGAATGAACACGTaaaggcatagttcgttgttcacatatccctaacTAGTCAAATACTTACTCAGATAGTTATACCACATTATTGTAGAATGCTTCAAACCATATAGTGAACGACTCAGCCAAATTGAGAGTGTGTTCCgaggtttggaactatttgatcCAGTCAAAGTAGgtcattcgggaactttcatataaattttcatatcaagatccgcatagagatacgcagttactaTGTCCATAAGATGTAtactcaaattttcaaaaattaccaaactgataagtgatgcgtaaaataactaaacacacaaattaaaccctctttttatcaattgtagtaaagtatgtaagtagggatcgttctaggccggggattaggagggattactaaatcacttggaaactgacttgaaaacgtgaaaacaaagtttaaaacactaactagactcaaagaatgcaaaactatactttaaaacactaaaacaaaccaaaagactcaaaacagcccctaaacactcaaaactaccttaaaaacacaatctgggcaattttgggactctcacacaaacttggacaaattttggttttctaatgaactaaaac is from Malus sylvestris chromosome 5, drMalSylv7.2, whole genome shotgun sequence and encodes:
- the LOC126624697 gene encoding cysteine-rich repeat secretory protein 38-like encodes the protein MFISKSIPLCLLVLCLYHHSAIGASPLSHSCFSPENYTTNSPYGANLNLLFNLLYTKVPPTGFALDSTGHGQNQVHGTALCRGDVSEKNCNTCVVDAGKELRQRCAYSKGAVIWYDHCLLKYSDVSFFGQIDYANRFSMSNVREVDQNGTLFNEKVKELLSELSNEASDANPKLYATGELQLDTVTTLYGIAQCTRDLSAVNCKKCLDGAISELPSCCGAKRGGRVVGGSCNVGFELYPIVGT